A genomic stretch from Carbonactinospora thermoautotrophica includes:
- a CDS encoding succinate dehydrogenase iron-sulfur subunit: MSTATVEPAAPKAAQAPQPITITLRIRRFNPEVNPEPHWQDFTVEVFPGDRVLDALHKVKWEQDGSLTFRRSCAHGVCGSDAMRINGVNRLACKTLVKDLNPAKPITIEPIKGLPVLKDLVVDMEPFFQAYRDVLPFLITTGNEPTRERLQSPAERERFDDTTKCILCAACTTSCPVFWTDGQYFGPAAIVNAHRFIFDSRDEGAEQRLEILNSKDGVWRCRTTFNCTEACPRGIQVTKAIQEVKRALITRRV, translated from the coding sequence ATGAGCACCGCGACAGTGGAACCCGCGGCCCCCAAGGCCGCCCAGGCACCGCAGCCGATCACGATCACCCTGCGGATCCGCCGGTTCAACCCGGAGGTCAACCCCGAGCCGCACTGGCAGGACTTCACGGTCGAGGTCTTCCCCGGCGACCGGGTGCTCGACGCGCTGCACAAGGTGAAGTGGGAGCAGGACGGCTCGCTCACCTTCCGCCGCTCCTGCGCCCACGGCGTGTGCGGGTCGGACGCGATGCGGATCAACGGCGTCAACCGGCTGGCCTGCAAGACGCTGGTCAAGGACCTGAACCCGGCCAAGCCCATCACGATCGAGCCGATCAAGGGCCTGCCGGTGCTGAAGGACCTGGTCGTGGACATGGAGCCGTTCTTCCAGGCGTACCGGGACGTGCTGCCGTTCCTCATCACGACCGGCAACGAGCCCACCCGCGAGCGGCTGCAGTCGCCGGCCGAGCGCGAGCGGTTCGACGACACGACCAAGTGCATCCTGTGCGCGGCGTGCACCACCTCCTGCCCGGTGTTCTGGACCGACGGGCAGTACTTCGGCCCGGCGGCGATCGTGAACGCGCACCGGTTCATCTTCGACAGCCGGGACGAGGGCGCGGAGCAGCGGCTGGAGATCCTCAACTCCAAGGACGGCGTCTGGCGCTGCCGGACCACGTTCAACTGCACCGAGGCCTGCCCGCGCGGCATCCAGGTGACCAAGGCGATCCAGGAGGTCAAGCGCGCGCTCATCACCCGGCGCGTCTGA
- a CDS encoding DUF6980 family protein: MSDQAGALPPVEAPQNHDQCCAQMAYAITADDLAFHYSARLREYGIDYKGGGSFQEIEYCPWCGKKLPPPLTEEWYDRVRELGFENPWLVEDDDLPEELRTDRWWKQAGL, from the coding sequence GTGAGCGACCAGGCAGGGGCTCTCCCGCCGGTCGAAGCACCGCAGAATCACGACCAGTGCTGCGCCCAGATGGCGTATGCCATCACGGCGGACGACCTCGCTTTCCACTACAGCGCACGGCTGCGCGAGTACGGCATCGACTACAAGGGCGGCGGCTCGTTCCAGGAGATCGAGTACTGTCCCTGGTGCGGCAAGAAGCTGCCCCCGCCGCTCACTGAGGAGTGGTACGACAGGGTGCGCGAGTTGGGGTTCGAGAATCCCTGGCTTGTCGAGGACGACGATCTGCCCGAGGAGCTGCGCACCGACCGCTGGTGGAAGCAAGCCGGCCTGTAA
- a CDS encoding DUF2334 domain-containing protein, translating into MTELSEPGTPFVVSIHDVAPASAEPCRRWLADLDERGVPATLLIVPGPWRGPALPEDPALVAWLREAEQRGHELSLHGYAHEGVQGGSGPRQLVNRVLARGCAEFCALDEAEARHRLEDGLAVLDLVGIKPVGFTPPGWLASPGAYRALKALGFRYTTSHLAVHDLSSGRRLAMFALSHRPGGFGERFGARLMRHAGARWARRGTPFRIALHPQDLARPGLREAALDAIDAALAAGARPYTYARLVETYPRQRPTGTTGPAGRATTRHPVRRVRSGK; encoded by the coding sequence ATGACCGAGCTGAGCGAGCCGGGCACGCCGTTCGTGGTGTCGATTCACGACGTGGCGCCCGCCAGCGCCGAGCCGTGCCGGCGGTGGCTGGCCGACCTGGACGAGCGCGGCGTGCCCGCGACCCTGCTGATCGTGCCCGGGCCGTGGCGCGGCCCGGCCCTGCCGGAAGATCCGGCGCTGGTCGCGTGGCTGCGCGAGGCCGAGCAGCGCGGGCACGAGCTGTCGCTGCACGGGTACGCCCACGAGGGCGTGCAGGGCGGGTCCGGCCCCCGACAGCTGGTCAACCGCGTGTTGGCGCGCGGCTGCGCGGAGTTCTGCGCGCTGGACGAGGCCGAGGCGCGCCACCGCCTGGAGGACGGGCTGGCGGTGCTCGACCTGGTGGGCATCAAGCCGGTCGGGTTCACCCCGCCGGGCTGGCTCGCCTCGCCGGGGGCGTACCGGGCGCTGAAGGCCCTCGGTTTCCGCTACACCACCAGCCACCTGGCCGTACACGACCTCAGCAGCGGGCGGCGGCTGGCGATGTTCGCCCTGTCGCACCGCCCCGGCGGGTTCGGGGAACGGTTCGGGGCGCGCCTGATGCGGCACGCGGGCGCCCGCTGGGCCCGGCGCGGCACCCCGTTCCGGATCGCGCTGCACCCGCAGGACCTGGCCCGACCGGGCCTGCGCGAGGCCGCGCTGGACGCCATCGACGCCGCGCTCGCCGCAGGCGCCCGCCCGTACACCTACGCGCGGCTGGTCGAGACGTACCCCAGACAGCGTCCGACGGGCACGACGGGCCCGGCAGGGCGCGCAACGACGCGGCACCCGGTGCGGCGCGTCCGATCCGGGAAGTGA
- a CDS encoding DUF3800 domain-containing protein: MPAVLLPVDHPTTTVWIDESGLVARDRFFVLGAMRTTAAPALGRAVQRYRDRHHWYGELHFARMTTATEPHHAAMVKLLAKAGATGDMTFTCCVADRQAFDVIAQHGGPYEAYEAVATRLLVDAIHDDELVSAVADNYSSPDGANFEENVRSAVNRAHGRLALVSLLRMDSRASDLLQLADLLTSLVGFEYRVAAGLASTTSKKGQFVAWARAQFQCSAVRRGEHTVRSRARVYSSALGPAGALTKNRTRVSLLTERVRTSGL; this comes from the coding sequence ATGCCCGCTGTGCTCCTTCCGGTGGATCACCCTACGACGACGGTATGGATAGATGAGTCCGGCTTGGTGGCGCGGGACCGCTTTTTCGTCCTCGGGGCGATGCGCACAACCGCAGCCCCTGCCTTGGGCCGGGCAGTGCAGCGCTATCGGGATCGACACCACTGGTACGGCGAACTGCACTTCGCCCGGATGACGACGGCCACCGAGCCACATCATGCGGCCATGGTCAAGCTCCTGGCCAAGGCGGGGGCGACCGGGGACATGACGTTCACGTGTTGCGTGGCCGACCGTCAGGCCTTCGACGTGATCGCGCAGCACGGCGGCCCCTACGAGGCGTACGAGGCGGTGGCCACGCGGCTGCTCGTGGACGCGATCCACGACGATGAGCTGGTTTCGGCGGTCGCGGACAACTATTCGTCACCTGATGGGGCGAACTTCGAGGAGAATGTCCGGAGCGCGGTCAACCGCGCGCACGGACGCCTGGCGCTGGTCTCGCTGCTGCGAATGGATTCGCGTGCCTCGGACCTGCTCCAACTCGCCGACCTGTTGACGTCACTCGTCGGATTCGAGTACCGGGTCGCGGCCGGACTGGCATCGACGACGTCGAAGAAGGGCCAGTTCGTCGCCTGGGCACGCGCCCAGTTCCAGTGCTCGGCGGTTCGACGGGGCGAACACACCGTTCGTTCGCGTGCGCGCGTATACTCCAGTGCCCTCGGCCCGGCTGGCGCGTTGACCAAGAACCGTACCCGCGTTAGCCTGCTAACAGAGCGGGTGAGGACTTCGGGTCTTTAG
- the sdhA gene encoding succinate dehydrogenase flavoprotein subunit — protein MQTHKYDVVIVGAGGAGMRAALEAGKRVRTAVLTKLYPTRSHTGAAQGGMCAALANVEEDNWEWHTFDTVKGGDYLVDQDAAEIMCKEAIDAVLDLEKMGLPFNRTPQGRIDQRRFGGHTRNHGEAAVRRSCYAADRTGHMILQTLYQQCVKHGIEFFNEFYVLDLIMVEDRPAGVVAYELATGEIHVFQAKAIIFATGGFGKVFRTTSNAHTLTGDGMGIVFRKGLPLEDMEFFQFHPTGLAGLGVLLSEAARGEGGILRNAEGERFMERYAPTIKDLAPRDMVARAMANEVREGRGCGPDKSYVHLDLTHLEPAHIDAKLPDITEFARTYLGVEPYTEPIPVFPTAHYAMGGIPTNVDAEVLRNNTDVVPGLYAAGEVACVSVHGANRLGTNSLLDINVFGRRAGIAAAEYAARARHVELPEQPEKFVVDMLEGLRSSTGGERVAKIRSDLQATMELNAQVFRTEATLKQAQADITALKQRYRDVAVQDKGKRFNTDLLEAVELGFLLDLAEVLVTGALARTESRGAHYREDYPKRDDVNFMRHTMAYREGDGDAYEIRLDYKPVTMTRYQPMERKY, from the coding sequence GTGCAGACCCACAAGTACGACGTCGTCATCGTCGGCGCGGGCGGCGCCGGGATGCGCGCGGCCCTGGAGGCCGGCAAGCGCGTCCGCACCGCCGTGCTGACGAAGCTGTACCCCACCCGCTCCCACACCGGCGCGGCCCAGGGCGGCATGTGCGCGGCACTGGCCAACGTCGAGGAGGACAACTGGGAGTGGCACACCTTCGACACGGTCAAGGGCGGTGACTACCTGGTCGACCAGGACGCCGCCGAGATCATGTGCAAGGAGGCCATCGACGCGGTCCTCGACCTGGAGAAGATGGGCCTCCCCTTCAACCGGACGCCCCAGGGCCGCATCGACCAGCGCCGGTTCGGCGGCCACACCCGCAACCACGGCGAGGCCGCGGTGCGCCGGTCCTGCTACGCGGCGGACCGCACCGGCCACATGATCCTGCAGACGCTGTACCAGCAGTGCGTCAAGCACGGGATCGAGTTCTTCAACGAGTTCTACGTGCTCGACCTGATCATGGTCGAGGACCGGCCGGCCGGCGTCGTCGCGTACGAGCTGGCGACCGGTGAGATCCACGTCTTCCAGGCGAAGGCGATCATCTTCGCGACCGGCGGCTTCGGCAAGGTCTTCCGGACCACCTCCAACGCGCACACCCTGACCGGCGACGGCATGGGCATCGTGTTCCGCAAGGGCCTGCCGCTGGAGGACATGGAGTTCTTCCAGTTCCACCCGACCGGCCTGGCGGGTCTCGGCGTGCTGCTGTCGGAGGCGGCGCGCGGCGAGGGCGGCATCCTGCGCAACGCCGAGGGCGAGCGCTTCATGGAGCGGTACGCCCCGACGATCAAGGACCTGGCACCGCGGGACATGGTGGCCCGGGCCATGGCGAACGAGGTCCGCGAGGGCCGGGGCTGCGGCCCGGACAAGTCGTACGTCCACCTGGACCTCACCCACCTGGAGCCGGCGCACATCGACGCGAAGCTGCCGGACATCACCGAGTTCGCCCGCACGTACCTGGGTGTCGAGCCGTACACCGAGCCGATCCCGGTATTCCCGACCGCGCACTACGCGATGGGCGGCATCCCGACCAACGTCGACGCCGAGGTGCTGCGCAACAACACCGACGTGGTGCCCGGCCTGTACGCGGCGGGCGAGGTCGCCTGCGTGTCCGTGCACGGCGCGAACCGGCTCGGCACGAACTCGCTGCTGGACATCAACGTGTTCGGCCGCCGGGCGGGCATCGCCGCCGCCGAATACGCGGCGCGGGCCCGGCACGTCGAGCTGCCCGAGCAGCCGGAGAAGTTCGTCGTCGACATGCTGGAGGGCCTGCGGTCCAGCACCGGCGGCGAGCGGGTCGCCAAGATCCGGTCCGACCTGCAGGCCACGATGGAGCTCAACGCCCAGGTGTTCCGCACCGAGGCGACGCTCAAGCAGGCCCAGGCGGACATCACCGCGCTCAAGCAGCGGTACCGGGACGTCGCGGTCCAGGACAAGGGCAAGCGGTTCAACACCGACCTGCTGGAGGCCGTCGAGCTGGGCTTCCTGCTCGACCTGGCCGAGGTGCTGGTGACGGGCGCGCTGGCCCGGACCGAGTCGCGCGGCGCGCACTACCGCGAGGACTACCCGAAGCGGGACGACGTCAACTTCATGCGGCACACGATGGCGTACCGCGAGGGTGATGGTGACGCCTACGAGATCCGGCTCGACTACAAGCCGGTCACCATGACCCGCTACCAGCCGATGGAGCGGAAGTACTGA
- a CDS encoding DUF397 domain-containing protein, protein MTTEGRRGVTDKDLLARAVWRVSSFSTGGGNGSGTCVQVAALDDGRIAVRNSNHPDKGVVFFTRAEMAAWIKGVKNGEFDDLT, encoded by the coding sequence GTGACCACCGAAGGGAGGCGCGGGGTGACCGACAAGGACCTGCTGGCCCGCGCCGTCTGGCGTGTCAGCAGCTTTTCGACCGGTGGCGGCAACGGCAGCGGTACCTGCGTCCAGGTCGCCGCGCTCGACGACGGCCGGATCGCGGTGCGCAACAGCAACCACCCCGACAAGGGGGTCGTCTTCTTCACCCGGGCCGAGATGGCCGCATGGATCAAGGGCGTGAAGAACGGCGAGTTCGACGACCTCACCTGA
- a CDS encoding RNA-guided endonuclease InsQ/TnpB family protein, which translates to MRLRYNFRLYPTPGQRVALAKAFGCARVVWNDGLRVRQEVHAAGLGYLKDADLQRRVIAEAKKTPERAWLAEVSNVVLVQALRDLHKAFRAFFDSRNGTRKGPKVAPPRFRSRKDRRQAIRFTRNGFTLRPNGRLYLAKIGEVAVRWSRPLPAEPSSVTVIQDAAGRYFASFVVEVDAAPLPETDTEVGIDLGLHAFAVLSDGRVIASPRFLRRAERKLKKAQRALSRTQQGSKNREKARRRLARAHARVADARRDFHHQLSTKIICDNQAVYVEDLAVNGLARTRLAKSVHDAGWAAFLAMLEYKARRYGRHFARIGRFQPTSQVCSTCGVLDGPKPLHVRTWTCPRCGTTHDRDLNAARNILAAGRAERRNACGAGVRPGPGLAAGGEAGTHRGAA; encoded by the coding sequence GTGCGGCTCCGGTACAACTTCCGCCTGTATCCGACCCCGGGCCAGCGCGTCGCGCTGGCGAAGGCGTTCGGGTGCGCGCGGGTGGTGTGGAACGACGGGCTGCGTGTCCGGCAGGAGGTGCACGCCGCCGGGCTGGGCTACCTCAAGGACGCCGACCTGCAACGCCGGGTGATCGCCGAGGCGAAGAAGACGCCGGAGCGGGCGTGGTTGGCCGAGGTGTCCAATGTGGTGCTGGTGCAGGCGTTGCGCGACCTGCATAAGGCGTTTCGGGCGTTCTTCGACTCGCGGAACGGCACGCGCAAGGGACCGAAGGTGGCTCCGCCCCGGTTCCGGTCGCGGAAGGACCGCCGGCAGGCGATCCGGTTCACCCGCAACGGGTTCACCCTGCGGCCGAACGGCCGCCTGTACCTGGCGAAGATCGGGGAGGTGGCGGTGCGCTGGTCCCGGCCGCTGCCGGCCGAGCCCTCCTCGGTCACCGTCATCCAGGACGCGGCCGGCAGGTACTTCGCCTCCTTCGTCGTCGAGGTCGACGCCGCGCCGCTGCCGGAGACCGACACCGAGGTCGGCATCGACCTGGGCCTGCACGCCTTCGCCGTCCTGTCCGACGGCCGGGTGATCGCCAGCCCCCGGTTCCTGCGCCGGGCCGAACGCAAGCTGAAGAAAGCGCAGCGGGCGCTGTCCCGCACGCAGCAGGGCTCGAAGAACCGGGAGAAGGCCCGCCGGCGACTCGCCAGGGCGCACGCGAGGGTGGCCGACGCGCGCCGGGACTTCCACCACCAGCTCTCCACGAAGATCATCTGCGATAACCAAGCGGTATACGTGGAGGACCTGGCGGTGAACGGCCTGGCCCGCACCCGGCTGGCCAAGAGCGTGCACGACGCGGGCTGGGCCGCGTTCCTGGCCATGCTGGAGTACAAGGCACGCCGCTACGGGCGGCACTTCGCCCGGATCGGCCGGTTCCAGCCCACCTCCCAGGTGTGCTCGACGTGCGGGGTGCTGGACGGTCCCAAGCCGCTGCACGTCCGCACCTGGACCTGCCCGCGCTGCGGCACGACCCACGACCGGGACCTCAACGCCGCGCGGAACATCCTCGCCGCCGGGCGGGCGGAGAGGCGAAACGCCTGTGGAGCCGGCGTAAGACCAGGCCCCGGCCTGGCTGCTGGCGGTGAAGCAGGAACCCACCGAGGCGCCGCCTGA
- a CDS encoding glycosyltransferase: MRIVQLANLYSPVSGGLRTAVNALGRGYVAAGHERVLIVPGAVESRVETDTDGLVITVPGVPVGAGYRMITNTGQVLRLLDELAPNSVEVSDKLTLTRVGRWARRAGVRSVLLSHERLDAILAPRVPDWVPLERVADLWNRRLVGSFDAIVVTSAFAREEFERIGAPSLFRVPLGVDLETFRPRGDTGSHHETRLVYVGRLSAEKHPDLVLGAVRVLTRRGLAVRLDVLGDGPARERLERETSDLPVVFHGHVGDRAEVAEKIGAADIALAPCPVESFGLSVLEALACGTPVVAAARGAAPELLTPGAGLAVPPTDEGLADGVETVLTWPAEDRRRRARARAEEFPWSATVDRMLAVHAGAPVPAGVG; encoded by the coding sequence ATGAGGATCGTCCAGCTGGCCAACCTGTACAGCCCGGTGTCGGGCGGGTTGCGCACAGCGGTCAACGCGCTCGGCCGCGGCTACGTCGCGGCCGGACACGAACGGGTGCTGATCGTCCCGGGAGCGGTGGAGAGCCGAGTGGAGACCGACACCGACGGGCTGGTGATCACGGTCCCGGGCGTCCCGGTCGGCGCCGGGTACCGGATGATCACCAACACCGGGCAGGTGCTGCGCCTGCTCGACGAGCTCGCACCCAACTCGGTCGAGGTGTCGGACAAGCTCACCCTGACCCGGGTCGGCCGCTGGGCGCGGCGGGCCGGTGTCCGCTCGGTGCTGCTCTCCCACGAGCGGCTGGACGCGATCCTCGCCCCGCGTGTCCCCGACTGGGTACCGCTGGAACGGGTCGCGGACTTGTGGAACCGCCGGCTCGTCGGCTCGTTCGACGCGATCGTCGTCACCTCGGCGTTCGCACGCGAGGAGTTCGAGCGGATCGGCGCGCCCAGCCTGTTCCGGGTGCCGCTCGGCGTGGACCTGGAGACGTTCCGCCCGCGTGGCGACACCGGATCGCATCACGAGACACGGCTGGTGTACGTGGGCCGGCTGTCCGCCGAGAAGCACCCCGACCTGGTGCTGGGCGCGGTGCGCGTGCTCACCCGGCGGGGGCTCGCGGTCCGGCTCGACGTGCTGGGTGACGGCCCGGCCCGCGAGCGCCTGGAACGCGAGACGAGCGACCTGCCGGTCGTCTTCCACGGCCACGTCGGCGACCGGGCGGAGGTCGCGGAGAAGATCGGCGCCGCCGACATCGCGCTCGCCCCGTGCCCGGTCGAGTCGTTCGGCCTGTCGGTGCTGGAGGCGCTGGCCTGCGGCACCCCGGTGGTCGCCGCCGCGCGGGGGGCGGCGCCCGAACTGCTCACCCCCGGCGCCGGTCTCGCCGTCCCGCCGACCGACGAGGGCCTGGCGGACGGCGTGGAGACCGTGCTCACCTGGCCAGCCGAGGACCGGCGCCGGCGGGCCCGCGCCCGCGCCGAGGAGTTCCCCTGGTCGGCGACGGTGGACCGGATGCTCGCGGTCCACGCGGGCGCGCCCGTACCGGCCGGGGTCGGCTGA
- a CDS encoding succinate dehydrogenase hydrophobic membrane anchor subunit: protein MSSAEIAADQKPVVIPTPRLRSKRTPKPARSNFEMYSWLFMRLSGILLVFLVVTHITIMLVLDGGISRIGFAFVAGRWANPFWQVWDLLQLWLAELHGVNGLRTIINDYAERDTTRIVLKALLYTSALLVLFLGTLVIFTFDPNIS from the coding sequence ATGAGTAGCGCCGAGATCGCCGCTGACCAGAAGCCGGTCGTCATCCCCACCCCCCGACTGCGCAGCAAGCGCACGCCCAAGCCGGCCCGCTCGAACTTCGAGATGTACAGCTGGCTGTTCATGCGGCTGAGCGGGATCCTGCTGGTCTTCCTGGTCGTCACCCACATCACGATCATGCTGGTGCTCGACGGCGGCATCTCCCGGATCGGGTTCGCCTTCGTCGCCGGCCGTTGGGCCAACCCGTTCTGGCAGGTGTGGGACCTCCTCCAGTTGTGGCTCGCCGAGCTGCACGGGGTGAACGGCCTGCGCACGATCATCAACGACTACGCCGAGCGCGACACGACGCGGATCGTGCTGAAGGCGCTGCTCTATACCTCGGCGCTGCTCGTGCTGTTCCTCGGCACGCTGGTGATCTTCACGTTCGACCCGAACATCTCCTGA
- a CDS encoding helix-turn-helix domain-containing protein → MSQDNGGSGSSTVRRWQLAETLRQLREEAGLTLDQAVERLRESPGRWSRAKLSRFENRVQTPKLREVEQLLDVYGVTDPKTRTLLLELAQTANERGWWLAYRRDLPDNFHPYLSMEVAAVALRQFETMLVPGLLQTPEYARALMNGITPGTAPDEIDRRVAARMARQQLLTRENPPQFHVILDQNVLERPVGRPLVMRHQIRRLVEASELPNITIQVVPKSVGAHPGMEGPFTILSLPEPIPDIGYTEGTGGSVYLERPDDVRVCTMRFAILTKLALSPVESVDLITEAAKDYE, encoded by the coding sequence GTGAGTCAGGACAACGGCGGCAGCGGCAGCTCCACTGTGCGGCGGTGGCAGCTCGCTGAGACGTTGCGGCAGCTTCGGGAAGAAGCCGGCCTCACGCTCGACCAGGCGGTGGAGCGGCTGCGCGAGAGCCCCGGCCGGTGGTCACGGGCGAAGCTTTCCCGATTCGAGAACCGCGTGCAGACCCCCAAGCTGCGCGAGGTGGAACAGCTCCTCGACGTCTACGGGGTGACCGATCCGAAGACCCGGACGCTGCTCCTGGAGCTGGCGCAGACCGCCAACGAACGGGGCTGGTGGTTGGCCTACCGCAGAGACCTGCCCGACAACTTCCACCCTTACCTGAGCATGGAGGTCGCCGCTGTCGCGCTCCGGCAGTTCGAGACCATGCTCGTGCCCGGGTTGTTGCAGACGCCCGAGTACGCGCGAGCGCTGATGAACGGCATCACTCCCGGCACCGCTCCCGACGAGATCGACCGTCGGGTAGCCGCCCGGATGGCACGACAGCAGCTCCTCACCCGCGAGAACCCGCCGCAGTTCCACGTCATCCTCGATCAGAACGTGCTGGAACGCCCGGTGGGCCGGCCCCTGGTCATGCGCCACCAGATCCGCCGGCTGGTCGAGGCGTCCGAGCTGCCCAATATCACCATTCAGGTGGTGCCCAAGTCGGTCGGCGCGCACCCGGGCATGGAGGGGCCGTTCACGATCCTGTCGCTGCCCGAGCCCATTCCGGACATCGGCTACACCGAGGGCACCGGCGGCAGCGTGTATCTGGAACGCCCGGATGACGTCCGCGTCTGTACGATGAGGTTCGCGATCCTCACGAAGCTGGCGTTGTCCCCGGTAGAATCGGTGGACCTGATCACCGAGGCCGCGAAGGATTACGAGTGA
- the sdhC gene encoding succinate dehydrogenase, cytochrome b556 subunit, with amino-acid sequence MSKSPVGTLYRGREGMWSWVAHRITGVLIFFFLFAHVLDTALVRVSPAAYDRAIALYKNPLVNLFEVGLMGAVLFHAFNGLRVIAIDFWEKGPRYQRQMLWGVVALWVILMAGFLYPMTQHTIHELFGGAQ; translated from the coding sequence GTGTCTAAATCACCGGTGGGGACGCTGTACCGCGGCCGGGAAGGAATGTGGTCGTGGGTAGCACACCGGATCACCGGCGTACTGATCTTCTTCTTCCTGTTCGCCCACGTTCTGGACACCGCCTTGGTGCGCGTCTCCCCAGCCGCCTATGACCGGGCGATCGCGCTGTACAAGAACCCCTTGGTCAACCTCTTCGAGGTCGGCCTGATGGGGGCCGTGCTCTTCCACGCGTTCAACGGTCTGCGGGTCATCGCGATCGACTTCTGGGAGAAGGGCCCCCGGTACCAGCGACAGATGCTGTGGGGCGTCGTCGCCCTGTGGGTGATCCTCATGGCCGGGTTCCTGTACCCGATGACCCAGCACACGATCCATGAGCTGTTCGGGGGTGCACAGTGA
- a CDS encoding type II toxin-antitoxin system prevent-host-death family antitoxin, translating into MATPAHELPISEARAHLTDVVNRAAYAGEITLIKRGAYGKPLAAVVPMSVLDLLAKLEDRADIEAADEALAQYEAGHSKPVSHEDLWARLED; encoded by the coding sequence ATGGCCACCCCCGCACACGAGCTGCCGATCAGCGAGGCCCGCGCCCACCTGACCGACGTGGTCAATCGTGCCGCCTACGCCGGCGAGATCACGCTGATCAAGCGCGGCGCCTACGGCAAGCCGCTGGCCGCCGTGGTGCCTATGAGCGTCCTGGACCTGCTGGCGAAGCTGGAAGACCGCGCGGACATCGAGGCTGCCGACGAGGCGCTCGCCCAGTACGAGGCCGGCCACAGCAAGCCCGTCAGCCACGAGGACCTGTGGGCGCGGCTGGAGGACTGA
- a CDS encoding glycosyltransferase family 4 protein codes for MKVAIVTESFLPRVNGVTNSVCRTAEHLAAHGHEAIIISPAPGPAEYAGFPVRLVPGIALPMYPQFVLGLPTPKVEEYLREFAPDVVHLASPIVLGASGVAAARRLRIPTVAIFQTDVAAFARRHGFRGADQVIWRWLRRIHAQADRTLVPSTATMEQLARYGVPRLALWRRGVDLERFHPRHRSESLRRRLAPGGEVIVGYVGRLAPDKRVHLLEHLVDIPGVRLVVAGDGPAEPKLRRLLPTVEFLGFQSGRALSETMASLDVFVHTGADETFCQAVQEALAAGVPVVAPASGGPLDLVRHGSNGFLYAPDSPRSLRLCVERLVRNPRLRAELAARTRPSVQARTWEAVCDELLGHYQDVIGVPPGRLAA; via the coding sequence GTGAAAGTAGCGATCGTGACCGAGTCCTTTCTGCCTCGCGTCAACGGCGTCACCAACTCGGTGTGTCGTACGGCGGAGCACCTGGCCGCTCACGGACACGAGGCGATCATCATCTCACCAGCGCCGGGGCCCGCGGAGTACGCGGGCTTCCCGGTGCGGCTGGTGCCTGGGATCGCGCTGCCGATGTACCCCCAGTTCGTGCTGGGGCTGCCCACGCCGAAGGTCGAGGAGTACCTGCGGGAGTTCGCGCCCGACGTGGTGCACCTGGCCTCGCCGATCGTGCTCGGCGCGTCCGGGGTGGCAGCGGCCCGGCGGCTGCGGATCCCGACGGTCGCGATCTTCCAGACCGACGTGGCCGCGTTCGCCCGGCGGCACGGGTTCCGGGGCGCCGACCAGGTGATCTGGCGCTGGCTGCGGCGCATCCACGCGCAGGCGGACCGCACGCTGGTGCCCTCGACGGCCACGATGGAGCAGTTGGCGCGGTACGGGGTGCCGCGGCTCGCGCTGTGGCGGCGCGGCGTGGACCTGGAGCGGTTCCACCCCCGGCACCGCTCCGAGAGCCTGCGCCGGCGGCTGGCGCCGGGCGGCGAGGTCATCGTCGGGTACGTGGGGCGGCTCGCCCCGGACAAGCGAGTGCACCTGCTGGAGCACCTGGTCGACATCCCCGGGGTCCGTCTGGTCGTGGCCGGCGACGGGCCGGCCGAGCCCAAGCTGCGCAGGCTGTTGCCGACCGTGGAATTCCTCGGCTTCCAGTCCGGGCGGGCGCTCAGCGAGACCATGGCGTCCCTGGACGTGTTCGTGCACACCGGGGCGGATGAGACGTTCTGCCAGGCCGTGCAGGAAGCGCTGGCCGCGGGCGTGCCAGTGGTGGCCCCGGCGTCCGGCGGGCCGCTGGACCTGGTCCGGCACGGGAGCAACGGCTTCCTGTACGCGCCGGACTCCCCCCGGTCGCTCCGCCTGTGCGTGGAGCGGCTGGTGCGGAACCCGCGGCTGCGGGCTGAGCTCGCCGCCCGTACCCGCCCCTCGGTCCAGGCGCGGACCTGGGAGGCGGTGTGCGACGAGCTGCTCGGCCACTACCAGGACGTCATCGGTGTGCCCCCCGGGCGGCTCGCCGCGTGA